A genomic stretch from Hemicordylus capensis ecotype Gifberg chromosome 1, rHemCap1.1.pri, whole genome shotgun sequence includes:
- the RASSF10 gene encoding ras association domain-containing protein 10: MEPEEKKISVWICQEEKLISGLSRRTTCSDVVRVLLEDSKQKRRRQQQQQGGQQQLASLQECGGGMLSGPPQSYCMVEKWRGFERILPNKTKILRLWAAWGDEQENVRFVLVRSEASLPNTGPRSAEARVVPSKESPCHHGLGAAARASLALSQERQRRVVRKAFRKLAKINKRKGQPQHEEPPAKEASAAERMETLVHLVLSQDHTIRQQVKRIRDLDREIDRYEAKTHFDRMKRHGVNYVQDTYLVGGEPEPQRGEAEADQGEAEEAAGGGGDLEEYARKCEQVVRLQEQWRRQEELIEQLAGEIQEELNERWMKRRREELAAAKGSTANLSETDCNTTELMGGGGGELHMEQERVKTQLSTSLYIGLHLSTDLETVKSDLASTQRAWGDKESELQHLLETLQSLDAEAGEGEEGESPQLLQLAEDGGLPEPASITSEVWQEQAARGLLCKDCEDNDEDSDTGLSSMHSQDSDSVPVCESLV; the protein is encoded by the coding sequence ATGGAGCCGGAGGAAAAGAAGATCTCGGTGTGGATCTGCCAGGAGGAGAAGTTAATCTCGGGGCTTTCCAGGCGCACCACTTGCTCGGATGTGGTGCGGGTGCTTCTGGAGGACAGCAAGCagaagcggcggcggcagcagcagcagcagggggggcagcagcagctggcgtCGCTGCAGGAGTGCGGTGGGGGGATGCTCTCGGGCCCCCCGCAGTCCTACTGCATGGTGGAGAAGTGGCGGGGCTTTGAGAGGATCCTGCCCAACAAGACCAAGATCCTGAGGCTCTGGGCAGCTTGGGGGGACGAGCAGGAGAACGTGCGCTTCGTGCTGGTGCGCAGCGAGGCATCCCTGCCCAACACGGGGCCCCGGAGCGCCGAGGCCAGGGTGGTGCCCAGCAAGGAGAGCCCTTGCCACCATGGCTTGGGGGCTGCAGCccgggccagcctggccctgagCCAGGAGCGGCAGCGCCGCGTGGTGCGGAAAGCCTTCCGCAAGCTGGCCAAGATCAACAAGCGGAAGGGGCAGCCGCAGCACGAGGAGCCGCCGGCCAAGGAGGCGTCGGCGGCCGAGAGGATGGAGACCCTGGTGCACCTCGTCCTCTCCCAGGATCACACCATCCGGCAGCAGGTCAAGCGCATCCGCGACCTGGACAGGGAGATCGACCGCTACGAGGCCAAGACCCACTTCGATCGCATGAAGCGCCACGGAGTCAACTATGTGCAGGACACTTACTTGGTCGGGGGCGAGCCGGAGCCCCAGCGGGGAGAGGCGGAGGCAGACCAAGGAGAggccgaggaggcggcaggcggcggcggcgacttGGAGGAGTACGCCCGGAAGTGCGAGCAGGTGGTGCGGCTGCAGGAGCAGTGGCGCCGCCAGGAGGAGCTCATCGAGCAGTTGGCCGGCGAGATCCAGGAGGAGCTCAACGAGCGCTGGATGAAGCGGCGCCGGGAAGAGCTGGCGGCCGCCAAGGGCTCCACCGCCAACCTCTCGGAGACGGACTGCAACACCACGGAGCTgatggggggcggcggcggcgagctGCACATGGAGCAGGAGCGCGTCAAGACGCAGCTGAGCACCAGCCTCTACATCGGGCTGCACCTCAGCACGGATCTGGAGACAGTCAAGAGCGACCTGGCGTCCACGCAGCGCGCCTGGGGCGACAAGGAGAGCGAGCTCCAGCATCTGCTCGAGACCCTCCAGTCTCTAGACGCGGAGGCGGGCGAGGGCGAGGAGGGCGAGTCGCCGCAGCTCCTGCAGCTCGCAGAGGACGGCGGGCTGCCCGAGCCGGCCTCCATCACCTCGGAGGTCTGGCAGGAGCAGGCCGCCCGGGGCTTGCTGTGCAAGGACTGCGAGGACAACGACGAGGATTCCGACACGGGGTTGAGTTCGATGCACAGCCAGGATTCGGACTCGGTGCCCGTGTGTGAATCTCTCGTATAG